Sequence from the Neomonachus schauinslandi chromosome 9, ASM220157v2, whole genome shotgun sequence genome:
tggaGGGCCCAGCAGAGTCACCCCTCTTGTCCGGGGCTCAGCCAGGGTGggtgcctgcccctcctccacctcttcccTGCCAGTGTTGCTcccttgcccccccaccccggctccccAGTTCTGGGTTCCAGAACCTTCCTGGCCCTGGAGTGGGGTAGGGGGTGAAGGCTACTAGGCCGCAGGTGCAGGGCCAAGTGGCCGGGGGGAGTCCCGGGTACTTTTAGCAGCACTGGCACCCCCGTTCCAGGGATCCTGGAcccagtggggaaactgaggcccgctCAGGCGTGTGGGTGCTGCTGAGCAGGCACATACGTGCCGACTGCACGCACAGGGCACAGTGCTGGGGGGCCGAGCTGGGCGCGGCGGGAGCTGGCGGCAGTTGGCGAATCAAGATGGATTTTCGGGGCTGCGCAGGCGAGGCGCTCATCAGTCTCCCCGCTCAGTTAGCATCCCGGGGAGCGGCAGCTGGTGGGATGGGAGGCACTCCATCAGGGGCCGACAGCTCCAGACTGGCACGCAGGCGGGTGGGAGCGAGCGGCCCGGGACCGCACGGGTGGTGGGCTACACACGGCCCCCAGAGCCTACTCCGCTCGTGCCCACATGCTGCACCGGCGGGGAGGGGGTGTCCGTGGGGGAGTCCCAGGCCACCAGGGGCAGGAGCAGCGTCTGCACGAGGCCTGGCCATAGCCTTCCCAGCCCACCGTCTTCATGGGCTGGGGGGCTCAGCGGAACCGGGAGGAGATCCTGCTAAATGCTGTTGGGGTACAGGGCAGGTCCCTGGCCATCGCTCGGGTCTTCCCTGGGCCAGCGGTGTTGGGCCTAGAGGTGACCCCCACTGCCTGCAGCCAGGCAAGCCCCCCATGGGCCAGGTGGAGCGGCAGGAGGGCTGGCTGGGTCTCAGAGGCCACACCCAGAGGcctttggtggggaggggctgggcggTGAGGGGCCGGGAGCACCTCGGAGGTGTCCGGTCCCGGATGGGGCCTttgctctgtccctcccctgggaCTCAGCTGGGAGGGAAAGCCCCGGCCCAGGgctgagccccctccccacctgctgcccAGTGGCCCCTGCGATAAAGCAGTTGTCTAATTAGTAAGTTCTCTGTTGTTGTTCAAACTCCTTGCTCggcaaaatgtaaatgaaacatCTTTTTTCTCGGTGTCAGTATGAAAAATGACAGTCGCTCGGATATCGCAGAGGACATCTGCTCTGGTTCTTAAGTGTGAATGCCTGTTTATGGCTGATGTGGCGAAACTTTGGGGAAAACTTCCCCCTGTACCTGGGTAACCCACTGTGGGCCGTGGGGGTCAAGGGTGGGAGGTGGCAGCCTGAggaccacacacacacctcctggGTCTGGCTTGCCCATGGGGCCCTGGACAGGGAGTGTTGTCACATGGGTGGTGAGGGGCTGtcccagtgcccagcccagggAGTTGGGCCCTGAGTCTCGCTCACTGTCCCCGCAGTGCTGGACGCCAGGCTCCGGCCTGTAGGCCAGGGGTCAGCTGTGGTGGGCAGTCCACTGGCCACGGCCACTGTAGCAGCTGGCTGGCCCCCGCTGGGTGGGGTGAGCTCAGCCCTGACACCCGGGCCCATGGCCTTCCCGGCCAGCCCCCGCCCGCCGTGCtgggagtgaggggcagggggcaggggctggggttaGGGTGTCCTGTCTGCTCGGGTGCAGTGAGCTTCCGGCCTGCCACAGGGACGGGGTttctggggggaggtgggagcagggccCGGTGGCCGCGGCCCCTCACTGCCCACGTGTCCTCAGGGGAGTACATCAAAACCTGGCGGCCCCGATACTTCCTCCTCAAGAATGACGGCACCTTCATCGGCTACAAGGAGCGGCCCCAGGATGTCGAGCAGCGAGAGTCCCCTCTCAACAACTTCTCTGTGGCTCGTAAGTACCTGCGGCCACATGGGGCTGCAGCGGGGACTGCCCTggctgggcaggtgggcagggtgcCAGGAATATTCTGTGCCCAGCAGCCCCCACACtgatgcccgcccccccccccccccccgggcctcTGTGTCTGGAGCCAGCAGCGGCCAGGGACCAGGGGGGCTGGGCTGGCTCTGAGTCACCGTGGGAACTGGTGAGTGGCCGGTTCTGGCTGGTGGGAGCTCTTCATGCTGAGTCCCGAGGCTGGAGACCCTGGGGCGAGGGAGCCCCGGGCACGGAGCTGGGCTGCcaagggggggcgggggagcggcTGAGTCAGGCAGGCCGTCCAGCCTGGTCTCTTGTTTCTGGTTTAGCCACCCTGAAACCTGGCTCTGCCCTGGCACACAGGCCCAGTGGTGGCGGGAAGATGAGGGAGGGGCTCAGCAACGGAGAGGCCTCCTGGGTCCCTCGTGGGATGCCCTCGGGTGCAGAGTGCAGTGCCCGCTGGGGGTCCGGGATCCACCCTAGGCTCCTTCATGCATCTCCACCCTCCGCCgagctctgccctccctgccctccagccccgcACATGGCCCGGGGCAGGCTCTGGTCCAGGGCCTCAGGAGGAGGTAGCACGGGCTGACGGGGTCGGGGGGCGGCACATGGCTTCCACGCTTGCAGGAATATAGAGGAGGGGCGCTCCTGGACCTTGGCTGTCCCGCCCACCCTCCAGTGTACCTGGTGCCGTGCTGCAGGGGCAAGGGGCATGGCCAGTGTACCCACCCCAGGGCCTTCTGTCAAGGAGGCTCCAGCCTGGGGGTCTCCCAGGGAGGCTTTACTGTGACCTGGGTCCAGTGAGTCCtgagtcccccctcccccagccccaagctTCCGCAAGGCAGCTGTTCGAGGAGGGGCCCTAGGCGGAAGGGAGACCAAGGAGGCAGGCACCACCACCCCCTGCAGCCTGGTGACCATGTGGGCCCCCCTCACTGCCTCCCTGGCTGGGTTCAGGAAGGAGGCTTGGCTGGGGTGGGTGCCACCTTGCTGGCAGGGGCGTGGGGGCCCTCAGGAATGTTCTGTGTTGGCAGAGTACAGGGGGATGGCAGGGACTCTGCGGAGGCAGACACCATCCAGAGGGCTGcctgagcagtgggggaggggctttCCTTGGGGATGGATTCTGGGGAGGGGGACCAGAAACCAGGCTCTGAGATGGGCGCCAGGTGCCTAGGTCCTGGGAAAACCTGGTCTCTGATGAGCGAGTGGGAGTTGGGGGTGCGGGATGGAGAAGACCGGCCACAGgttttgtcccccacccccatgttgaCACAGGCCACCTCCCCGTAAGGCCGGCCCCAAGCCCCTCCTGGCACCCAGCCCTggtggaccacttccttacactcCGCTGAGCCCGGCCAGGGCCCCTTGAAGTTGCCAGGGCCCCCTCTCTGCTCACACAGGCTGGGCCAGCATCGGCCTAGAATTTCCCAGCAGCACCCCTGACTGCCTCACCCCTCTCAGGGCCTGGTGCATGCCCACGGTCCCTGGGCTCCTGGTGTGTGCACACATTCAGGTGTGTCAGAGTGTGCTCCCGGTGTGCGCGTGCTCCCGGTGTGTGCGTGCACGTTCCTGCTACGCATCTGGAATCCCCAGCCTCGGGGGGGTGATGGGGTACCATCAGTGTGGGGCGGGTACAGCCCAAGCAGCCTCCAGGTGGGTCATGTCCTCCAGCCTCCTGCCAGGACAGGCGGCCTCTCTGAAGGCTGCGTCACCAGCAGCCTCTGCTCTGGGACTGGCCCTGCttggagggggcgggggcccgGCAGTCACAGCCGTGAACATGGTGGGAGGTTCCTGCTCAGGGGCCAGCTGCTTTCCCTCCTGCGGGCCCCTGGCCGGGGCATCCATACTCCTCACCGTCTGGCCGGTCGAGCCGTGGCCTGGCCTGCAGCGTGGGCTCAGAGACCGAAGGACTGAGGGAGGTGATGGCAGGGGGCTGAGGTGAGCCAGCCCCAGCCGGCCCCGCAGGGGCGCCCCACTGCTCCAGAGCACGGCGCCCGGTGTCTGGGCTGGAATGGGCATCCTGGCCCCATTTTACGAGGGGAGCCAAGGCTTGGAGTGGGGATGGGAGCAGGCCTCCCGTGACCCCTGGGGaggtcctgggggtggggctgtgtgTGCAGACACCCACCTAGCCCTGCCCCCAGAATGTCAGCTGATGAAGACGGAGCGGCCCAGGCCCAACACCTTCATCATCCGCTGCCTGCAGTGGACCACAGTGATCGAGCGCACCTTCCACGTGGAGACACCCGAGGAGCGGTACAAGATGGACCCACGGGGACGCGCGGGGTGCCGGGGCCCTGCTCTCCGGTGGGGAGGACACACCACCCTGTGGGAAGCTAGGCCTAGGTgtccccagggtcctggcccGGGTCACGGGACCTGACCTGCGGGCCCTGCAGGGAGGAGTGGACGACTGCCATCCAGACGGTGGCCGACGGGCtcaagaggcaggaggaagagatgaTGGACTTCCGGTCGGGCTCGCCCAGTGACAACTCGGGGGCTGAGGAGATGGAGGTGTCCCTGGCCAAGCCCAAGCACCGTGTGGTGaggccctcccccacctcagagGGACCTGGCGGTCCCAGCGTGGCCCCCGGGAGCCCCGTGTGGGAAGTAAGGCAGGGAGGCGGGATTCCAGGGGGGCCTGGGCCCCCCCCGACCGCAGGTGCCTGCCCACCGCCCTGCAGACCATGAACGAATTTGAGTACCTGAAGCTGCTGGGGAAGGGCACGTTCGGGAAGGTGATCCTGGTGAAGGAGAAGGCCACGGGCCGCTACTATGCCATGAAGATCCTGAAGAAGGAGGTCATTGTGGCCAAGGTAGGAGGCAGGGCCGGGGCCGGGGCAGGGCGGGCCGGGAGGTGGCAGGGGGCGGCTCACCTGACCCTGTCTTCCAGGACGAGGTCGCCCACACACTGACAGAGAACCGCGTTCTCCAAAACTCGAGGCATCCGTTCCTGACGGTGAGTGCTGGAGGCCGTGTGCCCGTCTCCCCGCACACAGGGCTGGTGTGCTTCAGAGTTCAGGCCAAGGGTGGGCGCACTTCCGAGTGCCGGGGGCGGAGGCCCCGATGCCGGAAAGGGGTGGGGGCTTGTTTGCTGCCCCCAAGCCCCCATGCCTACCCTTCTGCACTCCACCTTCCAGTTGCTTCCCCTCTGAGGCTCGAGTGTGGAGGGTCCCTGTGCTGCGGGGCACTCAGCCCAGGAGGGGTGTACGGAAAACCACTAATTAGCCTTAGTGAGCATCTTGGGTGCAGCCGGCTCCTGGGAGCTGTGGATGAGCTGGTTGGTCGGTGTGGAGTGGACAGGCCGCCGTCCCGTTTTCCGTGAATGGGGCTCATCCCGGCCGCTGGGTTAGATCCGGGGTCGGTCACTTGTGGGGACGACTTGATTGTGTGGGCCTTTCCTCTTAGAGCCAGGCCCcctgtggtgtgaggtaggaaaGTGGCTGGTAAGCTCTGCCCTGGGCACGTCCTCCCCTTGCCGAGGGTCCCCCTAGCTGCTGCCCTGCCTCCCGTGCAGGGCGCCCGAGATCTGATACAGAGCCCACACTGCGCCTTCCTCAAGAATGGCGTGTGGGCATTGGGGCTCCGGGCGGGTCCAGGGCCCACGGTAGCCGCTCTGCTTACCCCGTAGGCCCTGAAGTACTCCTTCCAGACTCACGACCGCCTCTGCTTCGTCATGGAGTACGCCAACGGGGGAGAGGTAGGGTGGCCGCATGGCCCGCATGAGGCTGACGCTCGggtgtccccccccaccccagcacagggAGCCTTGGGCGTCCCCCTCCAGCACAGGGAGCCTTCGGGCGCCCCCACCCAGCACAGGGAGCCCTCGGGCATCCCCCCCCAGCACAGGGAGCCCTcgggcgccccccccccagcacagGGGGCCCTCGGGCGCCCGGCCGGCGGGTGCCCCGCCCCAGGGAGCCAGGGTCCCTGCGGCCCTTGCGCTCCTCACACCCCTGTCCTGCAGCTCTTCTTCCATCTGTCCCGGGAGCGCGTGTTCCCTGAGGACCGGGCCCGCTTTTACGGCGCTGAGATCGTGTCTGCCCTGGACTACTTGCACTCGGAGAAGAACGTGGTCTACCGCGACCTTAAGGTGCGTGGGCGGGAGTGGCCGGGGGCCGCAGGGCAGCAGGGCGGGCTGGTGCTGACCTGGAGGCCGCCCCCCACAGCTGGAGAACCTCATGCTGGACAAGGACGGGCACATCAAGATCACAGACTTCGGCTTGTGCAAGGAGGGCATCAAGGACGGGGCCACCATGAAGACCTTCTGCGGGACACCCGAGTACCTGGCCCCCGAGGTGCGCCCCTGCTGCGTCCCCTGGGCGGCCTGGGACCCCACGCCCCCCGGGCAGCCTACGACCCTGTGTCCCTGCGCCCCCAGGTGCTGGAGGACAATGACTACGGCCGGGCGGTGGACTGGTGGGGGCTGGGCGTGGTCATGTATGAGATGCTGTGCGGCCGGCTGCCCTTCTACAACCAGGACCACGAGAAGCTCTTCGAGCTAATCCTCATGGAGGAGCTCCGCTTCCCGCGCACGCTCAGCCCCGAGGCCAAGTCCCTGCTCTCGGGGCTGCTCAAGAAGGACCCCAAGCAGAGGTGAGCCACGCGATCCCCCAGTTTCCTGTCGGGACAGCAGGGCAGCTTCCAGGCCGCACCGATGGCTGACGTGTGACGTCCTCGGCCAGGGCTCGCTGGGGCCAGATGGGCACCTTGACCCCGACCTTGTAGCCTCTCGCACCTGCTCAGGGGACCCCGCCATGCTGGCAGCACCCTTCTCCCCAGTGTCCTACATGTGCTGGGGCATGGCCCTTGGCATAGTGCCGTCCACAGCcccccagaggggctgcaccatccccaccaccccaggACTATGCGGTCACCCTCGCActgtgcttcccccaccccctgggacCACGCTGTCCCCCCTGCACCATCCCCCCACGTGCTGAGACCCCAGCGGGAGGGAAGAGGGCCGGTAAGGGGCCTGTGGCCGAGTCAGGCAGGTGGCAGCAGCCGACATGCCCCCACAGGCTTGGAGGGGGCTCAGAGGACGCCAAGGAGATCATGCAGCATCGCTTCTTCGCCAGCATCGTGTGGCAGGACGTGTATGAGAAGAAGGTGTGTGGGGGCCTGCTGCACACTCACCCGTGCACacccatccctctccctgcccttgcCCGTACCTCTTCCCCCGGCTCACAGGGTCTGTACTGCGGGATCTCCTCCTGAGTTCTGCGGGGTCCTCCCTCATTCCAAGCCCCGGGAGGAGCTACGTAGGCATGGACTCCCCGAAGAGGGCGCCCTGTGCCCGACGCTGCCCGCTACAGGCTGGTGGTGGAGTGGGGCTGCTAGCCccgctgtcccctccctccctccgacCTCCGTgcctcctgctgcagggagagcCCAGGCCTGCTCTCCGCGAGCGTGCAGGGTCGGGGCACAGCACCTGCCCGTCTGGCGCAGGAGGGAGGCCTCCCAGGAGCGAGGCAGCTGCTGTGTGCACACATCCCCCTGCCCTTTGCCCTTGGGGGGACGTGGGAGCGGCCAGGCCCTGGCCCAGGCTGGCCGGGTGGCCCAGCAGGCTCAGGAAAGCTGTACCAGGCTGTGCTGGACACCCTGTCACCAGACAGACTTCCACCTGGTTTCCCGCCTACCCTCCCCGTGCAGGCCCATTTGCCGGCCACATGCTGCCGGCTGGGCCTCTGTCCTGCCTGCATGACAGGCGCCCTCGCCCTGCCCAGCTCCTATCCGCTTCCCTGCCCGCCGACAGCCCAGCTGCCCAACCTTGACCGGAGGTCCTGCTAGCTCGTGAGGGGCAGCCCTGGAGTGCTGGGGGGCGGTGCTTGCCTGCAGGGCCCTGCTCACATGGACATATCCCATACAGTTGCCCTTGCATCCTCTGCAGCCTGACTCAGCTGGCTGCACTCTTGTCCTTGAGCCGCGAATGAGGCCAGCCAGGCCCTGCGCTCAGGACTTGTCCCTTCCCTGTTCTGCAGATAGGAAGGCCTGGTCTCCTCTCCTGGTGGGAGTTGGGCAGGGAGGGCCCTGGGAGCCCTGTGTGGGTTTGGGGCATGTAAGTTCACCTTGTACCCCAGGACTATCTGGGTGCTACTGGGgtcccctcccagggctgccgtGGGCCCCCAGAGCCACTGCATGGGAATACTACTTGCTGGCCCTGGTGGGTTTGGGACTGTCCCTTTATCATGAATATCAGAGTGGAAGCCCCTGGCAGTTGGGCTGAGTGGCTGTGGTCAGGAAGGCAGGCTGTGAGTGGCACCTAAGGATGGGGCTGGGAGTCCACCTTGTCCCACGGcatccctcttcatctctttccTACTTCATAAGAGAACCAGAAAGAAAGTGAAGGCTAGAAGAGAGAATGGACTTGTCTTCTtctgcctggggccctggggccctgcaGAGCTGGTCAGCTGTGGGGGCCACTGCGAGCATGGCCTGGCCTGCCCCTGGGGGAGAGGCATGTCTGCAGGGCTCCAGGCCGCCATCCTCCCCTGTGTCTCCCTGCTGGAGCCCCGTTCCATGGCctcagtgtggcctggagacAGGAGGCATTTCccttggcagggggtgggggggtgagggggagctCGGACCCTGGGGGCAGTGCAGAGTGCAGCCTGTCACCTGCCTTCCCCCTGCCCTTGTCCCCTGCAGCTCAGTCCGCCCTTCAAGCCCCAGGTCACGTCAGAGACAGACACCAGGTATTTTGATGAGGAATTCACGGCTCAGATGATCACCATCACGCCACCCGACCAAGGTGAGGGGTGGGCCACCTCCCCGCCAACCCCCAAGcctgtttcttcccttctctcctgagGCCTGCAGTGTTCCCTTGCGGGAGGGTGGtgatgggggcaggagggcacCGTCCCGGCCCTGGCAGTGAGAGGGCCTGGGAGGCGAGCCCTAGGGCCTGCCTCAGTCTCTGGATGCACGGGAGCTGTGCTCCCGGTGCTGGCGTCTGAGCGCACCTCCCGCCCGCCCGGCTGCAGGTGACAACATGGAGGGTGAGGACAGCGAGCGGAGGCCCCACTTCCCGCAGTTCTCCTACTCGGCCAGCGGCACGGCCTGAGGAAGGCCAGCTGGCCGCGCCGCACTCCTGACGGCGGCTTCAGGGGACGGGGAGGAAGCCTCGCGGGACGATTTGTATTTCATGTTTATCTCTGGATGCGTTTGGGAGCCATGTCACTCCTCCGAGCGGGGATGGGAAGACGTTTCGCGCTGTGGGCGGGGCGGCCCGCCTTGAAGGGGGCACCCTCCCTGCCAGCCGCGCCGGGAGCAAAGGTGTCCTGCGggcttttttaatttatttcatctagGTCTCCAGACATGGCCTTGGCCTTCAGAACGATTAGATTCACATAGGAAAAGGTCGAGGGCCTTATGCAGCCACGTGCAGTTGGGGGTCCGGGTGCGCCCTGCCTTGGCCCCTCCGTCCCTCCCGCCAGCTGTCTTGGCCCAGCCTGGGGGCACCAGCAGCAGCCTGGTTGTGGCACGCTGGCCTGGTCCCCTCCCTGGGGCAGGCCAGGCCGGGCTCGCCCGAGAGGCAGAGGAACGAGGTTGCAATCCGTTGCTGTGTATTACGCTGTTCACAtgcattttggggttttttaatcaGAGTGACAAGaaagcccctccctcccaccctttgGTCCCTTCCGGGGCGTCTCACTTCGATGGTGTCCCCAGGTAGCACTCGTCCTTTGGAGCAGCTTCACTGGCCCGCCATGCGCCCAGCGCCCTTCGGAGGGGCCTTCAGCGCCCCCTCCGCGCCTCGCGGCCGGACGCCATGCTGCACCGGGGCGCTTTTTACATTCAACtttactatttttactattatgaGACTTTCCCTCCAAATTCTTCAATAAACACTGCTTTTCAACTTTGTGGCTTGTTTTGGTGGGTGGCGGGTGAAAGCGTGTGGGCTGGCCGGCCTGTGTAGGGGGAGCAGGATCAGCCTGCCCCTGAGAGAGGATGGCCCTCCCTGGCGGCGCGCAAGAGTGGGCAGGTGCCCAGGCTGTCCACATGCCCAGCCGGGTCACCCCCTCGCAGCCCAGGAGGCCTGGCGGAGGTCACGCAGCAAGTCTGGGACTGCTGGGTAGAGGGGTGCGAGTGGCCCAGACGGGGACCCCGCCGCCTGGTGGGACGTGTGGCAGGCGCCACCTGGTGGATGCCCGGTGGCCGCTTGCTCAGCGCAGAGGAGCCAGCTGCCCGGCAAGCACGGGCGGAGGGAGCCTGGGAGCCTTGGCCTCATCTCTCCCATGCAGGTGTGGCTGGGATGCGGGGACATTTATAGGTCCTGGGGCATGcgcctggaggtgggggtggggggggccccCTCCCTTTCCAGACCCCAAGGTGACTCCAGGTGGGGTGGCTGTCCCCTCCCGCTGGAGGGAGCGCCTGTGAGGAGTGCCAGGTTGGGGGCACATCCGGAGTAGGCCCCAGTCACAAGAGGACACAGCTCTTTtggaaccacacacacacaccaaacgtTACATATGAAAGAGGTAAAAGAGACGTCCAGATGTCACACGGATGAACATGGGCATCAAATCAGAACCCCGTGTGCTGTCGGCGCAAAGGTAAAACGGTGCAGCCGCTGAGAgcaaacagtatggcggttcctcgaGAAATGAGACACCCAATAACCCAGCAAGTCCACTTCTGGGTCTGTAGCCACAAGGGCTGAAAGCAGAGAGCCCGTCGCCATGGTCACTGCAGCATGATTCACGGGGGCCAAACCGTGGATGGCACCCAAGTGTCcacagtgggtgaatggataagcaaaccgAGGCCCGTCCATTCACGGGACTGTGACCCAGCCTTCAGAAAAGGACCTTCTGGCTCCCGCCGCCACATGCATggaccctgaggacattatgccgAGTGGCATtaggattccatttacacaaGGGCCCTGAGGAGTGAGATgcacggggagagagagagtggtgccaggggctggggagtcggatttgcaagatgaagagttccAGAGACGACGGTGGGCGGTGGTGAGCGTATTTAATGCCATCGAGCTGTACACTTGAAATGGTTAAGGCCTTTAAGTTTTATGTATACCTTGACACAGAAAAGAGCAAAGTCCACCAGAGAAAACACAGTGACACCCTTCCGTTGTCCTCAGACTTTGGGCAGACAGTGGCTGCGGTGGCAGGTGCGGGCGGGAACCGGGGAGGAGCCTGGGGCCCCGTTGTCAGGCGGGCCCAGCCCTTCCCACAGGTGATGGGGGATGCTTTCTGTCCCAGGAGAGGGGTCAAGGTCAAGGGCATGGACACAATACAACCCCATCTCAAGTGGGGGGAGCTGAGGAAatgggtgggggctgtggggggggcGCAAAGGCAATGGGCACCTTGGACAGAAAACTCCCGGgggccatccccacccccccatcgCGGCAGGTGTGGGAAGGAGCTAACTTGGGGCTGCGGGCCTGCCTGGTGATGGGGGATGTGCATGCCCTGCAGAGCTGGGGGTGTTAGGGGCTGGGCCTGCTATCTAGAAGCTGCCAGCCAGGGACAGCTGCTCAGAGATGGAGCTTACCGTCCTTTGGGTTTTGTGTCTTTACACCGAAGGTGAACTTCTGTAGACGACAGAGGAGGGTCTCGCTCTTTTGCTGTCTGTCGGGACAATCCGACCAGCTCTGGCCTTTCCCGCCTTGACTGAGGCATTGGGTCTGTTCATACTGCAGGCGGCTGTGGGCAAGACTGAGCTTACGAACCCTCTTGCTGTTCTTCTGCGCcccatttgttctttgttccttctttcatCTTTCCTCGCCTGATTTTGGattaaatgacttttttcaaaCATCATCTTCTCTCCTTGACTGGCTTGTTTTACCAGTTTTCCCACTGATGCTGCTTTCCACTGCAGGATCTGGC
This genomic interval carries:
- the AKT1 gene encoding RAC-alpha serine/threonine-protein kinase, which translates into the protein MPQEASKRLGTPAGLEETLPRGACEWRRGCPDVLELDTMNDVAIVKEGWLHKRGEYIKTWRPRYFLLKNDGTFIGYKERPQDVEQRESPLNNFSVAQCQLMKTERPRPNTFIIRCLQWTTVIERTFHVETPEEREEWTTAIQTVADGLKRQEEEMMDFRSGSPSDNSGAEEMEVSLAKPKHRVTMNEFEYLKLLGKGTFGKVILVKEKATGRYYAMKILKKEVIVAKDEVAHTLTENRVLQNSRHPFLTALKYSFQTHDRLCFVMEYANGGELFFHLSRERVFPEDRARFYGAEIVSALDYLHSEKNVVYRDLKLENLMLDKDGHIKITDFGLCKEGIKDGATMKTFCGTPEYLAPEVLEDNDYGRAVDWWGLGVVMYEMLCGRLPFYNQDHEKLFELILMEELRFPRTLSPEAKSLLSGLLKKDPKQRLGGGSEDAKEIMQHRFFASIVWQDVYEKKLSPPFKPQVTSETDTRYFDEEFTAQMITITPPDQGDNMEGEDSERRPHFPQFSYSASGTA